A genomic region of Xiphophorus couchianus chromosome 18, X_couchianus-1.0, whole genome shotgun sequence contains the following coding sequences:
- the tsen34 gene encoding tRNA-splicing endonuclease subunit Sen34, with protein sequence MEAELQPQEERSPAPVVGLSLCDSAPLLWRLQDLKAVRSEGLVGALLGSLPRTPRQNVRLGRPLLLLPEEERLLGERGGAAALPAQNQEAAGGELQQRYTEEQQRSFEEQSVLALEDRKSALVRAMTSSSGSDPASDEALQHRLLDLEQNFSFPRSALAVQLSTARAGLSHCPEARAFLEADWPIRAQRCPRREARFQVFRDLRGRGFFLTSAGKFGGDFLVYPGDPLRFHAHFIAICLALDESVCLLDVLCAARLGSNVKKTVLLCSPAPDGPVRYTSLQWSGMV encoded by the exons ATGGAGGCGGAGCTGCAGCCTCAGGAGGAACGGAGCCCCGCCCCCGTCGTCGGGCTGAGTCTCTGTGACTCCGCCCCGCTCCTGTGGCGGCTCCAGGACCTGAAGGCCGTGAGGTCCGAGGGCCTGGTGGGGGCGCTGCTCGGGTCGCTGCCCAGAACCCCCCGGCAGAACGTCCGACTGGGCcggccgctgctgctgctgccagagGAGGAGAGGCTGCTGGGAGAACGGGGTGGCGCCGCCGCTCTGCCCGCCCAGAACCAG GAAGCGGCGGGCGGGGAGCTGCAGCAGCGTTACacggaggagcagcagaggagctTCGAGGAGCAGAGCGTCCTCGCTCTGGAGGACAGGAAGTCGGCGTTGGTTcgagccatgacatcatcatcag gttCTGATCCAGCCTCAGACGAGGCCCTGCAGCACCGCCTGCTGGACCTGGAGCAAAACTTCAGCTTTCCGCGCTCGGCGCTGGCGGTGCAGCTGAGCACGGCGAGGGCGGGGCTTAGCCACTGTCCGGAGGCCCGCGCCTTCCTGGAGGCCGACTGGCCAATCAGAGCGCAGCGCTGCCCCCGCAGGGAGGCCAGGTTCCAGGTGTTCAGGGACCTGCGGGGGCGGGGCTTCTTCCTGACGTCTGCAGGGAAGTTCGGCGGAGACTTCCTGGTGTATCCAG GTGACCCGCTGCGTTTCCACGCCCACTTCATCGCCATCTGCCTGGCGCTGGACGAGTCCGTCTGCCTGCTGGACGTCCTCTGTGCGGCCCGGCTCGGCTCCAACGTCAAGAAGACGGTTCTGCTGTGTTCGCCGGCGCCGGACGGCCCGGTCCGCTACACCTCGCTGCAGTGGAGCGGGATGGTGTGA